The DNA sequence TGGCTGGGTGGACCGGGGGGACTTGACGGCGCTGCTCAAGCTGCTGGGCATTCCGCGCCACAATTGGGTGGCGGGTTAGGGAATTGGCGCGGCCTTGCGCATCGGTTCCCACCGCCAGCGCGACAGGCTGCGCCAGGCCCATTCGAAGGGGCCGTAACGAAACCGGTCGAGCCAGGGTTTCGACCACAGCAGCATGATGAGCCATACGCCCGGCACGAACAGCCACACCTCGCCGCGCGAGAGATCGCCATAGAGGCCGAAGCCGCTTTCGAAGAACAGCAGTGAAGCGATGATCGTGGCGCCGAGGTAATTGGTGAAGGCCGCGCGTCCTACCGCTGCCAGCCGCACCGCCACCGCGTTGCGGTGGGGAAAGGCGAGGATGATCAGCGCGGCATAGCCGATTGCCGCCACAGGATGCAGCGGCCCGGCATAGAACCTGTCCCACGCGAAGAAGGTGAGGGGGTCGAAATTCGACTGCAGGACGCGCACGGCGCCGGTGCCGAAATAGGCGAGGCTCGCCCCGGTACAGAGCGCCCCCACCAGCGCATATCGCCGCCGGGGCCAGGAGCCGGTCAGGAAGCCCGTCTTATATGCTGCCATGCCCAGCAACATCATGCCCAGCGTTTCCAGCCCGTAGACGAGTACCGTTCGGAACGGGCGCGTCTGCTCCTCCGCCACAGTGGCCGCGAAATGGACTGCGGGGCTGGCATGCCGGGCGCGATCCTGGGCGATTTCCTCCGGAGTGGAACGCAGATCGCGCTCCAGCGCCGCCAGTGCCTCCGCGCGCTGCGCGGGTGAAGCGCCGGGCGGCACTGTCGCTTCATAGCGGGCCAGATTCTGCGATCCGCTGGCCATGCCGGGAATGTAGAACAGCGTCAGAGCGATGATCGCGGAGGTGAGCAGCTGTTCCGGCCGCATGCGCCAGAAGAAGAAGGCGACCATGCCCACCAGCGCATAATTAGTGAGGATATCCCCCCACCACAGCAGATAGAAATGGATCAGGCCGAAAGCGAGCAGGGCGGCCATGCGTGGAAAGTGGACTTGCCAGTCTTCCTTGCCCGCAGCGATCCCGCGCTCGATCACCAGAATGGTGGACGCGCCGAACAGGATCGAGAACAGGCTGCGAAACTTGCCGTCCACCAGGATGAAGTTGATCGCCCACATCACCCGGTCGGCGGCCGAATCGAACCCGTAATCTGGGGGATAGAAATAGGCATTCTCGATCATCGCCATGCCGACGATGTTGACCGAGAATATCCCCATCACCGCAATTCCGCGGATGACGTCCAGCGACAATATCCGGTCGGCTGAAGTTGTCGCCATGGCGCCCTCCCGGCCGCGCGGAGGAGAGCGTCAGCTCTCCATCCACTCGCGGAAGAAGCGGTCACTCGCCTCGCGCAATTCGGCGATCGGCACGCCGAACAGCCGGTCGCCCGACACCGTGCCCACGCGGCGAATGCCGGAAGAGGCGGTGTCCTCGTCGCGTGTGCCCTTGGCGATCTGCTGCTGGAAGGCGTGCATGTCCGGCACCGTCACCAGATAACGGCCCTGATCCTCGCCAAACCACCATTGCGCGTCGGAATAGGATTCATGCCCGGTCACTTCCGCGCCGAAGCCGCCGGCCAGCGCCATTTCGGCCAGCGCCACCGCGAGGCCGCCATCGGACACGTCATGCACTGCGCTGACCAGGCCGGCCTCGATCAGTTCGCGGATGAACTCGCCAGAGTTCTTTTCCAGCGTAAGATCGACCTGCGGCGGAAGCCCTTCCTCGCGCCCATGGATCTCGCGCAGCCACAGCGACTGGCCGAGATGGCCGCGATTGCCATGCGCGGTGGCCCAGGCTTCGGCCCCGATCAGATAGATCGCTTCGCCTTCGGATTTGAAGGCGATGGTCGCCATCTTTGCGTAGTCGCTCAGCAAGCCGACCCCGCCGATGGCGGGCGTGGGCAGGATCGCACTACCGCCGCCGGTGGCCTTGCTCTCGTTATAGAGGCTGACATTGCCGCTCACGATCGGGAAGTTCAGGGCACGGCAGGCGTCGCCCATGCCTTCGAGGCAGCCGACGAACTGGGCCATGATCTCCGGCCGCCGTGGATTGGC is a window from the Altererythrobacter sp. B11 genome containing:
- a CDS encoding DUF418 domain-containing protein codes for the protein MATTSADRILSLDVIRGIAVMGIFSVNIVGMAMIENAYFYPPDYGFDSAADRVMWAINFILVDGKFRSLFSILFGASTILVIERGIAAGKEDWQVHFPRMAALLAFGLIHFYLLWWGDILTNYALVGMVAFFFWRMRPEQLLTSAIIALTLFYIPGMASGSQNLARYEATVPPGASPAQRAEALAALERDLRSTPEEIAQDRARHASPAVHFAATVAEEQTRPFRTVLVYGLETLGMMLLGMAAYKTGFLTGSWPRRRYALVGALCTGASLAYFGTGAVRVLQSNFDPLTFFAWDRFYAGPLHPVAAIGYAALIILAFPHRNAVAVRLAAVGRAAFTNYLGATIIASLLFFESGFGLYGDLSRGEVWLFVPGVWLIMLLWSKPWLDRFRYGPFEWAWRSLSRWRWEPMRKAAPIP